TAACAAACAAATTTGATCAAACCTAAGTACACAAGTAGAAGGGCATAGATACCTCATTTTTTGCAATGAAAAGAACTCACACAACTGCAAAATATATAGAAATCAAATGAATAACTTTAGTATTTTGATACATATAAGATTGGTCAATAATGTACTTCGTAATAAACATATAAATTATGGACGGTTATGATCTTTTTGCCTATGTCTCACTAACCTAAAGATACCACCATTGATCACAATGTTAATGCTCCCCAGTTGACCTGAAATTTTAAGCCAAAAATTTTGGATTTGGTTATTTTGTCCCTAACCCAAAAGCTCATAACTCAAAAGCCCATGACCCAAAAGCTTTCATGTTTTTGCCCAAAAGCGTCTATATTTTATCTAAAAGACTccatattttgcctaaaaaccttcatattttgttcaaaaaccttcatattttgcaaAAGCCTTCATATTTTTCACCCGACCCAAAAGTCATGACCCAAAAGGTTGTATTTTCATGGAAGAATGTAAGGAAAAAAGTTGTAGTGATGCAAACGTCCTTAAAAAAATTTCGCCCTGGTAAAAATTCCGATTTTCGCCACTGGTAATGCTCCGTTGGAATCTTTTCAGCATGTTCTGAATATGATTTATGTATATTGTTAGGAATTTTAGTGAGCCTTAACAAGAACTTGATAACCCCAAGTTATCAAACCCACGAACAATAAACTAATAATTCAAGTGAACAAAGAAATTTAATTCAAGAACGTAAAAGAACACAAGAATATAACGTGGGTATATCCAATATTGTTATTGGTTTAATCCACGGTCAACCAAAGAGTATTCTTATTATTGAAATTTGTGGGTACAATTTACAGGTTACATATGAGGTTATTTATAGGAGAAAACAATAGCTTAGGGAGTTCTAGAACCACAAAATCAATATACGAGTCCTAAATCCTAATAGCAATATACTTCCTAAAACAATTCTTGTACGTACGTGGAAGGCATTACAATTAAACAATGTGTCACCAATGGTGACTTCAAGTCACCATACGTGACTTGTTTAAATCCTTTAACTCTAAAAGCACTCGATCAATAATTTCACGTTTTGACCTTTCTTGTCACGTTTGAACCATTCTAATTAATTTATGTCCACAACCGTGACTAGTCCTAATTCTTTGTTTAAACCTACTTCAACTCCAACATATATGTCACGATTCAATGTCGATATCGCCGTTTAAAAAAAATTAGTGCACATATACATAAATCTATGATATCACTATTATTAGACTATTCCCAATCGTAACATATTTTCTCCGCAGGACTAACTGCCACATTAACGTCCACATCAAAATTTCTTCACCGGGACTAAATTAACACTAAACACTCCTAACCTTAACATGCTTCATCCCCAggcctaattaatattttaattttaaaaaagactttcatttaaattaaaaataaataacattacataaaaataaaaactaaacaaCATAACATTATATTAAAAAGTAaatgttaaaattaaaattaaaaaaatacatgAAATGAAAAAATTACAataaaactaatcatcatcttcatgatCCTCGTCATTTTCATCATCTTCGTCTTCTTCCTCCTCGAGAATGTGAGAACGTCCCGCCTCTTGATTGTTTGAAGGTCCCCTGGCTTGATGATTTCGAACACAATAATTAAGTGGAAGGTTCCAAATGTGTTCGACAAGCATATCTCATAGTAGGAGATGTGTACTCGAATCATGTATTTTACAATCCCTTTGAATTACTAAATCAACTCTCTCTTGAATTGTACTTGGAGGACGACGAACCGAGCGATAATCTTCCTAGACTGGACACATTGCACAACCATTATCTTTTGTAATCATATTGTGTAAAACGACACAAGTGTACATAATACGACGGATTTTTTGCATGTAAAAAGGTTTCGCCAGATTTTTGATTATTACAAAACGACCTTgtaagacactgaatgctcgttcTATAATTGTTTCAAGGTACCCAAAATAAAGGACCAATCATCGCTCATTATTAGTGCTTTGTTATATTTCGGTTGAGTGTACCGATGTTAGCATTACTGAATCAGAACTTGTTTTTAATATACCTTTCAGAATCACACCAGTGAAAAGAATTACTAGTTTATTTAGAAACCTAAATTGTAGTGATTAAACATCTCTTCTACACAAACTCCATTTCCGTTATCATACCCATACGCTGTAAAATGAGCCTAGAAACAAGAGACAAAAAAGGACAGACGCTATAAACCAATCCATAGTGTTAAATTATGTACTTAAACCTCGTATTCATTGCACTCAATAGTATAAGATCGAGAACCGCTCTGGAAAAAAGATTGTGTGGGAGATGGTATATGGCAAGATGAATAAGGCGGGTTCCAATGGCAGATAGTGAATTCCCGGCGTCTCAAGGTTGTTTCTTGTTTTGTTTGCTTTTTATAGCTTATTTCTAGTAGACATTTGGTATTTTAGTGGCACGGTTCAGTTTGTATTATGTTGAGTTTTGCGGTTTAGTCTTGAGGTTTTTAGGCTCAGTTTTATATAGTTTTTGTTCTTTGTGTAGCTTTCTAGGAGCGAGCCTTCTCGTTTTCTTTGCTGTTCTTATTGGTTGAATTCGGCTGGTTTATTTCCTCATCTTTCATCTttttattgaatttttttttttgaaaggcaacctTATATTCTATTTCATTTACTCACAACTTTTACAACCAATTGTTTACAAGACAGGTGATGAGCTGTCAAGACAGCAACTCAGTCAACCGACTCGACTTTCACAAATTACTCGATACAAAGCAATGGGGGTTATATAACCTATGATGTGCAACATAATCCCTTGATTTATGGGATATTACAATCCCTTGATTTATGGGATATTTTCAAATTATAGATATCttgcatttaatatagagattgTAAGATATCTCTTTTATATCTAGCATTTAATGTTTCTTAGGTATAGTTGGTTTGCATTTATTATGCATTTAATATTTCTCTTGTATTTAAAGAGGTAGTATGTAACATTTGAAAATAAGGAAAACCATTTACAATACACTTCAAGTTTGTACATTCTTTGTTCATATTTTGTTTACTAAACTTCTATTCTAGCAAGTTATTAATTATCATATGGTATCAAAGCCAGGTTATAAACTTGGTTATAAGTTTAGTCCTAAGTTAAACTTTGTGTGCAATTACTCAAAGTGTAAACTAGTTTCTTGCTAATAAAAAATGGAAGTCTCAAATGTAAACAATGGAGGTATGTTCAATGGTATGGAAAGACTTGTAGGCAACAACTACAAGTATTGGAAGATATGTATGGAGGCTTATCTCCAAGGTCAAGATCTATGGGAACTTGTGGCCGAAAGCAATGCTATAATTCTCGTAGAAACTCTTGAGCAAGGCGAGTCACGAAGAAAATGGAAGATTAAGTGTGGGAAGGCTCTCTTTGCGTTGAGGACATCAATTAGCAAAGAGTTCATAGAACACGTTCGTGATCTTAACTCGCCAAAGGAGGTTTGGGATACTCTTGAGAAACTCTTTACCAAGAAGAATACCGCACGGTTGCAATTCTTGGAAAATGAGTTAACAATCTCAAGACAAGAAGGTATGTCAGTTTCTGAATATTTCTTACGGGTGAAAACTCTTTGTTCTGAAATTTCAGAGATTGATACAAACGAGAAAATTAGTGAATCTCGGTTGCGAAGATATTTAATTCgtggtttgaagaaagagtatgttcCGTTCATAACCTCTATACAGGGGTGGTCTACTCAACCTTCGGTTGAAGAATTAGAGAATTTGCTCTCTAATCAAGAAGCTTTGGCCAAGCAAATGGCTAAAGGATTTGAAAATGATGCGGTATTGTTTTTAAAAGGGAAGAACTTCAAGAAAGGTTCTTCtagcaaagaaaaagaagaagagcaaACTAGTTACAAAAGTAACTATGAAAAGAAACCTCCCACATGTTACAAGTGCGGGAAGGTTGGAAACATCAAGAAATATTGTCGTTCTAAAGTCACAAAAGCAAACGTGGCTTGTTCAAGCAACGATGATGATGAGGTCAAATGGGAGCAATGTTTTACCGTTAATACGGTTGTTAAGAAGAATCAATGGATTATTGATTCGGGTTGCTCTCATCATGTGACCGGTGATGAAACTCTTCTTCATAACGTTAGAGATCACAATCAAAATCGAGTTGTAATCACGGCCGACAACTCAACTCATCCGGTTAAAAAGGAAGGTAAtgctattattgatgttaataataatacttttactttggaAGATGTTTATCTTGTTCCTGAATTGACCAAGAATCTAGTTTCGGTACCTCAAATTACCGAATCTGGAAAATATGTTCTTTTTGGTCCAACGGATGTGAAGGTCCTTGAGAATGTCAAGGAGATTGTGGGTGATGTTCTTTTCATGGGAGAAAAGAAAGGTTCTTTGTTTGTGTTGTCCGTAGGTGAGGCTTATGTGAAGAAAACAAGTCAAACCGACAACGAAGctatttggcatgctagactaggccatgtgggatatcaaatattgcaaaagatattctcacataaactagttgatggaattcctcaattaaagaatgttcgtgaggaagtaatatgccaaggatgtcaatacggaaagtcacaccgacttccatataagaagtcaacaaatCAAAAACAAGGTTTGCTTGACTTGATTCATACGGACTTGATGGGGCCAATAAAAACACCAAGTTATAGCGGTCATTGCTATGTCATGGTGTTAATTGATGACTATTCTCGGTTTACTTGGGTGAAATTCCTAAAGGAGAAAAGTGAAGCCTTTATAAAATTCATAGAATTCAAAGAAGCGGTAGAATCAGAACTTGGGAGAAAGGTAAAGCTCTTAGGAGTGATAATGGTGGAGAAATCATGTCAAATGATTTCTTTACTTATTGTAAAACAAATGGTATTTCTCGCCAAATGACTTGTCcggatactccacaacaaaatggagtttcAGAAAGAAAAATTGCTTACCTTATTTCAATATGCTTATCTTGGTTACATGACAAAGGGTTGCCTAGGGAGCTATGGGCGGAAGCACTTCAATGTGCTTGTCATGTGTCTAATCGGCTACCATCTTGGCCAGGTACACAAAAATCATCTTTTGAGCTAGCTTATGGTCAAAAGCCAAATGTAAGCTATTTTAGGGTGtttggttctatttgttatgttcatgttccaaaagctaaccgaaccaaacttgacccaaaagctcgaaagtgtatttttgttggttatgattctcacaggaaaggttggaggtgtatggatcaagaaacaaataagtttaccacttcaagagatgtggtatttgatgaagtgtcTTCTCAATTTTCTGAATCAAGCAAAAATGATGAAGAAAATA
This window of the Rutidosis leptorrhynchoides isolate AG116_Rl617_1_P2 chromosome 7, CSIRO_AGI_Rlap_v1, whole genome shotgun sequence genome carries:
- the LOC139859635 gene encoding uncharacterized protein, whose product is MEVSNVNNGGMFNGMERLVGNNYKYWKICMEAYLQGQDLWELVAESNAIILVETLEQGESRRKWKIKCGKALFALRTSISKEFIEHVRDLNSPKEVWDTLEKLFTKKNTARLQFLENELTISRQEGMSVSEYFLRVKTLCSEISEIDTNEKISESRLRRYLIRGLKKEYVPFITSIQGWSTQPSVEELENLLSNQEALAKQMAKGFENDAVLFLKGKNFKKGSSSKEKEEEQTSYKSNYEKKPPTCYKCGKVGNIKKYCRSKVTKANVACSSNDDDEVKWEQCFTVNTVVKKNQWIIDSGCSHHVTGDETLLHNVRDHNQNRVVITADNSTHPVKKEGNAIIDVNNNTFTLEDVYLVPELTKNLVSVPQITESGKYVLFGPTDVKVLENVKEIVGDVLFMGEKKGSLFVLSVGLPRELWAEALQCACHVSNRLPSWPVSSQFSESSKNDEENRDYKFMFPSFETQKESENDGVSQTQEETPSEEVPTQVRRSTREKRQPKHLSDYEVNTVTACFFSGGLTEEPTCYEEAKDSPDWRKAMQEEIDALEKNETWELVKKPKACKPVTCKWVYRLKKNSDGTINRFKARLVARGFCQSYGLDYEETFSPVAKMIFDANSSLFVKKESTKRILRYVKGSMGHGLWYKKCDDVLLNGFVDADWMGDANDCHSTSGYCFNMGSAVISWCSKKQDVLVLSSTEAEYIAATMAAHECVWLRRLIGDILEKVDYVVKLKCDNESAIKLASNPVFHARTKHIEMKYHFIREKVLSGEIELANVRTNAQVADIFTKALMKTKFMEFREALEIFDREFALRGSVKISAT